The following proteins are encoded in a genomic region of Dasypus novemcinctus isolate mDasNov1 chromosome 21, mDasNov1.1.hap2, whole genome shotgun sequence:
- the LOC101424352 gene encoding olfactory receptor 1A1-like: MRKENHSSTLYFILLGISHQQTQENIFFILFLFIYPITLIGNLLIIWAIRSDVHLHTPMYFFLSNLSLVDIFFSSVTIPKMLTNHLLGNRTISFGGCIIQMYFMISLANTDSYILAVMAYDRAVAISRPLHYTTIMNLRSCFLLVAGSWVIGIANSLPHILLTAKLSFCNNREVTNFYCDISTLLKLSCSDIHFNVKMMYLGVAVFSVPLICIIISYVWVFSTVLRVPSTKGMLKAFSTCGSHLTVVSLYYGTVMGMYFRPLTSYSLKDAVITVMYIAVTPMLNPFIYSMRNRDMKVALWKLFSKRMSSQ; this comes from the coding sequence ATGAGGAAAGAAAACCACTCCTCTACACTGTATTTCATCCTCCTGGGAATTAGCCATCAGCAGACACAGGAAAATATCTTCTTCATCCTCTTCCTGTTCATCTACCCCATCACATTGATTGGAAACCTGCTCATTATCTGGGCCATTCGCTCTGATGTTCACcttcacacacccatgtactttttcctttccaacctCTCCTTGGTTGACatctttttctcatctgtaaccaTCCCTAAGATGCTCACAAACCATCTGTTGGGCAATAGAACCATCTCCTTTGGGGGTTGCATAATACAGATGTATTTCATGATTTCTTTGGCTAATACTGACAGCTATATCTTAGCTGTGATGGCTTATGATCGTGCCGTGGCCATCAGCCGTCCTCTTCATTACACAACAATTATGAACCTAAGGTCTTGTTTCCTGCTTGTTGCTGGGTCTTGGGTGATTGGAATCGCCAATTCCCTCCCCCACATTTTGCTCACAGCTAAGCTGTCCTTCTGTAACAACCGGGAAGTAACCAACTTCTACTGTGACATTAGCACTTTGCTCAAGTTGTCCTGCTCTGACATCCACTTTAATGTGAAGATGATGTATCTAGGGGTTGCTGTTTTTTCTGTGCCATTAATATGCATCATCATCTCCTATGTTTGGGTCTTCTCCACTGTTTTACGGGTTCCATCCACCAAGGGCATGCTCAAAGCCTTCTCTACCTGCGGCTCCCACCTCACAGTCGTTTCTTTGTATTATGGGACAGTGATGGGCATGTATTTCCGTCCTCTGACCAGTTATAGCCTGAAGGATGCAGTGATAACTGTGATGTACATTGCAGTGACACCAATGCTAAATCCTTTCATCTATAGTATGAGAAACCGAGACATGAAGGTTGCCTTATGGAAGCTCTTCAGCAAGAGAATGTCCTCACAATGA